In a single window of the Malaciobacter mytili LMG 24559 genome:
- a CDS encoding VCBS domain-containing protein — MIKFFLLLTIGIFLYADSKSDYDKYLNKQLKLNETIINDLKTNSENKKKVDISELLDFQNKDLTKREIISQEFQKFNEALNYFDNIPNIKNQINTMYNDYNQKLDDKDSFTIIYLVSQNTSYASLKKYSVEFEVLKSHFPNTQSKIFLINYPDDYTDFKDGNINTKIFKDMTYKSVYGVLKIFTDGNYTYKVNNIKNLVTNTKLIDTFTIIDIYGKNKTINIDLKVNSNGELKVISEFTPKGMYRYLTELKEYGFQSPSTKFHVHPLVFESLNLKVVPAYLLTYCDNEDFRYKECKNEFLLRGNITLTEFLKTVSNKDKNYDKYYTALLSGKKE, encoded by the coding sequence ATGATTAAATTTTTTTTACTTTTAACTATCGGAATTTTCTTATATGCAGATTCAAAAAGTGATTATGATAAATATTTAAATAAGCAATTAAAATTAAATGAAACTATCATTAATGACTTAAAAACAAATTCAGAAAATAAGAAAAAAGTTGACATTAGTGAATTATTAGATTTTCAAAATAAAGATTTAACAAAAAGAGAAATAATCTCTCAAGAGTTTCAAAAATTTAATGAAGCTTTAAATTATTTTGACAATATTCCCAATATCAAAAATCAAATAAATACTATGTATAATGATTATAATCAAAAATTAGATGATAAAGATTCATTTACTATTATTTATTTGGTTTCACAAAATACTAGTTATGCAAGTCTTAAAAAATATAGTGTAGAGTTTGAAGTACTTAAAAGTCATTTCCCAAATACACAATCAAAGATATTCTTAATTAATTACCCTGATGATTATACTGATTTTAAAGATGGCAATATTAATACTAAAATATTTAAAGATATGACTTATAAAAGTGTGTATGGGGTTCTTAAAATATTTACAGATGGAAATTATACTTATAAAGTAAATAATATCAAAAATTTAGTAACTAATACAAAATTAATTGATACATTTACTATTATTGATATTTATGGCAAAAATAAAACTATTAATATTGATTTAAAAGTAAATAGTAATGGTGAACTAAAAGTAATAAGTGAATTTACTCCAAAAGGTATGTACAGATATTTAACAGAATTAAAAGAGTATGGTTTTCAATCTCCATCTACTAAGTTTCATGTACACCCTTTAGTTTTTGAAAGTTTAAATTTAAAAGTAGTTCCTGCATATTTATTGACTTATTGTGATAATGAAGATTTTAGATATAAAGAGTGTAAAAATGAATTTTTATTAAGGGGAAATATTACTCTAACTGAATTTCTTAAAACAGTTTCTAATAAAGATAAAAACTATGATAAATATTATACTGCTTTACTTAGTGGTAAAAAGGAATAG